Proteins encoded together in one Rhizobium bangladeshense window:
- a CDS encoding helix-turn-helix domain-containing protein yields the protein MTPAARSLGDYLREWRQRRRMSQLDLALEAEISQRHLSFIESGRATPSREMLLHLAERLEVPLRERNPLLLAAGFAPIFAERKLDDPALEAARRAVDMVLKGHEPFPALAVDRHWTLVTANAAIARLLSGIVDQSLLTPPVNVLRISLHPQGLASHIVNHSEWRSHLLDRLRQQIAASGDPILETLLKELRSYPVSERPGENHPDYAGIAVPLRLSTKAGLLSLISTTTVFGTPVDITLSELAVESFFPADEETAAILRSQGSADGFKTPRPPGP from the coding sequence ATGACGCCGGCCGCCCGCTCTCTCGGAGATTACCTGCGCGAATGGCGTCAGCGCCGGCGCATGAGCCAACTCGACCTGGCGCTGGAGGCGGAGATCTCGCAACGGCATCTGAGCTTCATCGAAAGCGGGCGCGCGACACCCAGCCGCGAAATGCTGCTGCATCTTGCCGAACGGCTGGAAGTGCCGCTCCGCGAAAGAAACCCGCTGCTGCTGGCGGCGGGTTTTGCCCCCATTTTTGCCGAACGCAAGCTTGATGATCCTGCCCTTGAGGCGGCGCGGCGCGCCGTCGACATGGTGCTGAAGGGGCACGAGCCGTTCCCGGCGCTGGCCGTCGACCGCCACTGGACCCTCGTCACGGCCAACGCCGCCATCGCTCGCTTGCTCTCAGGCATTGTCGATCAGTCGCTGCTCACGCCGCCCGTCAATGTCCTGCGCATCAGCCTGCACCCGCAGGGATTGGCGTCACATATCGTCAATCACTCTGAGTGGCGCAGCCACCTCCTCGATAGGTTGCGTCAGCAGATAGCGGCCTCGGGCGATCCCATCCTGGAAACGCTGTTGAAGGAGCTGCGGTCCTATCCGGTTTCGGAACGGCCCGGCGAAAACCACCCCGACTATGCCGGTATCGCAGTTCCTCTCCGGCTTTCGACCAAAGCTGGGCTCCTATCGCTAATCTCAACAACGACTGTCTTCGGCACGCCTGTCGATATCACCTTGTCGGAACTTGCGGTCGAATCCTTCTTTCCGGCGGATGAGGAAACGGCCGCGATCCTGCGCAGCCAGGGCTCAGCTGACGGCTTTAAAACTCCACGCCCGCCTGGCCCTTGA
- the cobO gene encoding cob(I)yrinic acid a,c-diamide adenosyltransferase, translating into MSDETTDNDPGGKDDVRHAEKMAKKKAARDKIMATKTDGKGLVIVHTGKGKGKSSAAFGMIFRHIAHGKPSAVVQFIKGAMWTGERDLIEKHFSDLCQFHTMGEGFTWETQDRARDIAAASAAWDKAKELIRDERNSMVLLDEINIALRYDYLDINEVVAFLKSEKPHMTHVVLTGRNAKEELIEIADLVTEMELVKHPFRSGIKGQAGVEF; encoded by the coding sequence ATGAGCGACGAGACCACGGACAACGACCCAGGCGGCAAGGACGATGTGCGCCACGCCGAGAAGATGGCGAAGAAGAAGGCCGCGCGCGACAAGATCATGGCGACGAAGACCGATGGCAAGGGCCTGGTCATCGTCCATACCGGCAAGGGCAAGGGCAAATCGTCGGCAGCCTTCGGCATGATCTTCCGCCACATCGCGCATGGCAAGCCGTCAGCCGTCGTGCAGTTCATCAAGGGCGCAATGTGGACCGGCGAGCGCGACCTGATCGAAAAGCATTTTTCCGATCTCTGCCAGTTCCACACCATGGGTGAGGGGTTCACCTGGGAGACGCAGGATCGCGCCCGCGACATCGCAGCCGCCTCGGCCGCCTGGGACAAGGCCAAGGAGCTGATCCGCGACGAACGCAATTCCATGGTGCTGCTCGATGAGATCAACATCGCGCTGCGCTACGACTATCTCGACATCAACGAGGTCGTCGCCTTCCTGAAGAGCGAAAAGCCTCATATGACGCATGTCGTGCTGACGGGGCGCAACGCCAAGGAGGAACTGATCGAGATCGCCGATCTGGTGACGGAGATGGAACTCGTCAAACACCCCTTCCGCTCCGGCATCAAGGGCCAGGCGGGCGTGGAGTTTTAA
- the cobN gene encoding cobaltochelatase subunit CobN gives MHLLLAQQGTISDGEEAIDLGQSPGDILFLSAADTELAAVAAAYRGCEGMPHSLRLANLMSLKHPMSIDTYVERTARHAKLIVVRALGGASYFHYALEALHSVAARNGALIAALPGDAKPDAGLAPFSNVALEDLNGLWGYLIEGGDTNTRSFLAYASAMLSGAEKPAPAVPLMKAGIWWPERGAIGVEEWRRVTAPSSTKAAIPPSVLPDISPLVGEMSGRTEGGTPSSTEEVEFEPTPPIVAISFYRALVQSGETEPVEALVEALAALGLRPLPVFAYSLKDPVSTGILESVFSALKPDVVINTTGFAVSAPGADRQPTVLEANDAIVLQAVLSASSKEAWEASSQGLSARDLGMNVALPEVDGRVLARAISFKTAARYDAAVETNIVANVPDAGRVRYTAELAANWMRLRRTPAHSRRIALVMANYPNRDGRLGNGVGLDTPAGSIEVLRAMAAAGYPVADAPADGDALIRHLMEGPTNSGHDGKVIRETLSLSHYKGFLESLPKKIQDEVTDRWGGPEDDPYFCGSGFALPFARFGGILVGIQPARGYNIDPKESYHSPDLVPPHGYLAFYAFLRGEFGAHAVIHMGKHGNLEWLPGKALALSEDCYPEAILGPLPHLYPFIVNDPGEGTQAKRRTGAVIIDHLTPPLTRAESYGPLKDLEALVDEYYEASGGDPRRIRLLSRQILDLVTDIGLDRDAGIAKGESEGEALKKLDAYLCDLKEMQIRDGLHVFGVSPQGRRLTDLTVALARVPRGLGEGGDASLQRAIAADAGLSVVPAIPPSALPDISPTRGEIGKSLGLGTKEALENASPSAEEMERDLSSPTSHLVGEMFSRTEGGASIFDPLDCDMATAWARPKPAILADILDAPWRTNGDTVERIELLAAKFVFGEMECPPLWSQTRSVLSEIETHLKPSILACGRAEIDGLLKGLDGRFVAPGPSGAPTRGRPDVLPTGRNFYSVDSRAVPTPAAYELGKKSAELLVRRYVQDHGEWPVSFGLTAWGTSNMRTGGDDIAQALALIGVKPLWDMSSRRVTGYEIIPPAALGRPRVDVTLRISGFFRDAFPEQIALFDKAIRAVGALDEDEVDNPIAVRMRGEAASLAAAGLDAASARRRAGYRVFGSKPGAYGAGLQALIDEKGWERRADLAEAYLVWGSYAYGAGEEGRAERGLFEERLRSLQAVIQNQDNREHDLLDSDDYYQFEGGMAAAAEQLAGTRPAIYHNDHSRPERPVIRSLEEEIGRVVRGRVVNPKWISGVMRHGYKGAAEIAATVDYLFAFAATTGAVGAHHFDAVYRAFVADPAVRSFMIEKNPAAFDEMRERLGEAIDRGLWTPRSNSARFDLTATQLNEVHR, from the coding sequence ATGCATCTGCTTCTGGCCCAGCAGGGAACGATCAGCGACGGCGAGGAGGCAATCGACCTCGGACAGTCGCCGGGCGATATCCTGTTCCTTTCGGCTGCCGACACCGAACTTGCCGCGGTCGCGGCCGCCTATCGCGGGTGTGAGGGGATGCCTCATTCGCTGAGGCTCGCGAATCTGATGAGCCTCAAGCATCCGATGTCGATCGATACCTATGTCGAACGAACGGCCCGGCACGCCAAGCTGATCGTGGTGCGTGCGCTCGGCGGCGCCAGCTATTTCCATTATGCGCTGGAGGCGCTGCACTCCGTTGCCGCTCGCAACGGTGCACTGATTGCGGCATTGCCTGGGGATGCGAAGCCGGACGCCGGGCTGGCGCCGTTTTCGAATGTAGCGCTTGAGGATCTCAATGGGCTCTGGGGCTATCTGATCGAGGGCGGCGATACCAATACGCGGAGCTTCCTTGCTTATGCCTCGGCGATGCTGTCGGGCGCAGAGAAGCCGGCGCCGGCAGTGCCTTTGATGAAGGCGGGGATCTGGTGGCCGGAGCGAGGGGCGATCGGGGTCGAGGAGTGGCGGCGGGTGACAGCACCGTCATCGACCAAGGCGGCGATACCCCCCTCTGTCCTGCCGGACATCTCGCCCCTTGTCGGGGAGATGTCCGGCAGGACAGAGGGGGGTACCCCAAGCTCGACAGAAGAGGTGGAATTCGAACCCACGCCCCCCATCGTCGCCATCAGCTTCTACCGTGCCCTCGTCCAGAGCGGCGAGACCGAGCCGGTCGAGGCGCTGGTCGAGGCCCTGGCCGCACTTGGCCTGCGGCCGCTGCCGGTCTTTGCCTATAGCCTGAAGGATCCCGTTTCGACAGGCATTCTCGAGAGCGTGTTTTCGGCGCTGAAACCCGATGTCGTCATCAACACAACGGGCTTTGCGGTCTCTGCACCGGGCGCGGACCGGCAACCGACGGTACTGGAGGCGAATGACGCCATCGTGCTGCAGGCGGTCCTGTCGGCCTCGTCGAAGGAAGCCTGGGAGGCTTCGTCTCAGGGCCTCTCGGCGCGCGATCTCGGCATGAATGTGGCGCTGCCTGAAGTTGACGGGCGCGTGTTGGCGCGGGCAATCTCCTTCAAGACGGCGGCCCGCTACGATGCGGCGGTCGAGACCAATATCGTTGCAAACGTGCCCGATGCGGGCCGGGTGCGCTATACGGCGGAACTCGCCGCCAACTGGATGCGGCTGCGTCGCACGCCGGCCCATAGCCGGCGCATCGCCCTCGTAATGGCGAACTATCCGAACCGCGACGGCCGGCTCGGCAACGGCGTCGGCCTTGACACGCCAGCCGGCAGCATCGAGGTGTTGCGCGCGATGGCGGCGGCGGGCTATCCGGTCGCCGATGCTCCGGCCGACGGCGACGCGCTGATCCGGCATCTGATGGAGGGGCCGACCAATTCCGGGCACGACGGCAAGGTTATCCGCGAGACGCTTTCGCTGAGTCACTACAAAGGTTTCCTGGAATCTCTTCCCAAGAAGATTCAGGATGAGGTGACGGACCGCTGGGGCGGTCCAGAAGACGATCCCTATTTTTGCGGTAGCGGCTTCGCCCTGCCTTTTGCCCGCTTCGGCGGCATCCTCGTCGGCATCCAGCCGGCGCGCGGATACAATATCGACCCCAAGGAAAGCTATCATTCGCCGGATCTCGTGCCGCCGCACGGGTATCTTGCCTTCTATGCCTTCCTGCGCGGCGAATTCGGCGCGCATGCGGTCATTCACATGGGCAAACACGGCAATCTCGAATGGCTGCCGGGCAAGGCGCTGGCGCTTTCGGAAGATTGTTATCCCGAGGCAATCCTCGGGCCGCTACCGCATCTCTATCCCTTCATCGTCAACGATCCGGGCGAGGGCACGCAGGCCAAGCGCCGAACTGGCGCGGTCATCATCGACCACCTGACGCCACCTTTGACGCGGGCCGAGAGTTACGGGCCGCTCAAGGACCTGGAGGCGCTTGTCGACGAATATTACGAAGCCTCCGGCGGCGACCCTCGCCGCATCCGATTGCTCAGCCGGCAGATTCTCGACCTTGTGACCGATATCGGCCTCGACCGCGATGCGGGGATTGCGAAAGGCGAGAGCGAAGGTGAGGCGCTGAAGAAGCTCGACGCCTATCTCTGCGATCTCAAGGAGATGCAGATCCGCGATGGGCTGCATGTGTTCGGCGTTTCGCCGCAGGGGCGGCGGCTTACGGACTTGACCGTGGCGTTGGCGCGGGTCCCGCGCGGGCTGGGAGAGGGCGGGGATGCGAGTTTGCAGCGGGCGATTGCTGCGGACGCGGGATTGAGCGTGGTGCCCGCGATACCCCCCTCTGCCCTGCCGGACATCTCCCCCACAAGGGGGGAGATCGGCAAGTCGCTTGGGCTTGGTACAAAAGAAGCGTTGGAGAATGCCTCACCTTCGGCGGAGGAGATGGAGCGAGACCTCTCATCCCCGACCTCCCACCTTGTGGGGGAGATGTTCAGCAGGACAGAGGGGGGAGCCTCCATCTTCGACCCTCTCGATTGCGACATGGCCACCGCCTGGGCTCGCCCTAAACCGGCAATCCTAGCAGATATTCTCGACGCCCCCTGGCGAACCAACGGCGATACCGTCGAACGCATCGAATTGCTCGCCGCGAAGTTCGTTTTCGGCGAGATGGAATGCCCGCCTCTCTGGTCCCAAACCAGATCGGTACTCTCCGAGATTGAAACTCATCTCAAACCCTCCATCCTCGCCTGCGGCCGCGCCGAGATCGATGGGCTTCTCAAAGGACTCGACGGCCGCTTCGTCGCCCCCGGCCCCTCCGGTGCCCCGACCCGCGGCCGGCCGGACGTGCTGCCGACGGGCCGAAATTTCTATTCGGTCGACAGCCGCGCGGTGCCTACGCCAGCGGCCTATGAACTGGGCAAGAAATCGGCCGAATTGCTGGTGCGCCGCTATGTGCAGGATCACGGCGAATGGCCGGTTTCCTTCGGGCTGACGGCCTGGGGCACGTCGAACATGCGCACCGGCGGTGACGATATCGCCCAGGCGCTGGCGCTGATCGGTGTCAAGCCGCTCTGGGACATGAGTTCGCGCCGCGTTACCGGCTACGAGATCATACCGCCGGCGGCGCTCGGGCGACCGCGGGTGGATGTGACGCTGCGCATATCCGGCTTCTTTCGCGATGCTTTTCCGGAGCAGATCGCGCTGTTCGACAAGGCGATCCGGGCTGTTGGCGCGCTCGACGAGGATGAGGTCGATAATCCGATCGCTGTGCGTATGCGCGGCGAGGCGGCAAGCCTTGCAGCCGCCGGTCTCGACGCCGCGTCCGCGAGACGGCGGGCGGGCTACCGCGTCTTCGGCTCGAAACCCGGCGCCTATGGTGCGGGCCTGCAGGCGCTGATCGACGAGAAGGGCTGGGAGCGGCGAGCCGATCTCGCCGAAGCCTATCTTGTCTGGGGCTCCTATGCTTATGGCGCCGGTGAGGAGGGCAGGGCCGAGCGCGGTCTGTTCGAGGAACGGCTGCGCTCGCTGCAGGCCGTCATCCAGAACCAGGACAATCGCGAGCACGATCTGCTCGACAGCGACGACTATTACCAGTTCGAGGGCGGCATGGCGGCGGCGGCCGAACAGCTCGCAGGGACGCGGCCTGCAATCTATCATAACGATCACTCCAGGCCCGAACGGCCAGTGATCCGTTCGCTCGAAGAGGAAATCGGCCGCGTCGTGCGCGGCCGAGTCGTCAATCCGAAATGGATATCGGGCGTCATGCGCCACGGCTACAAGGGAGCAGCCGAGATCGCCGCCACCGTCGATTATCTTTTCGCCTTCGCGGCGACGACGGGCGCGGTCGGTGCGCATCATTTCGACGCGGTCTATCGGGCCTTCGTCGCCGATCCGGCCGTGCGCAGCTTCATGATCGAGAAGAACCCGGCGGCATTCGACGAGATGAGGGAGCGGCTCGGAGAAGCGATCGACCGCGGCCTTTGGACGCCGCGCAGCAATTCGGCCCGGTTCGACCTGACCGCCACACAACTGAATGAGGTGCATCGATGA
- the cobW gene encoding cobalamin biosynthesis protein CobW, producing the protein MNQQKIPATVITGFLGAGKTTMIRNLLTNAGGRKIALIINEFGDLGVDGDVLKGCGAENCTEDDIIELTNGCICCTVADDFIPTMTKLLEREQRPDHIVIETSGLALPQPLVAAFNWPDIRTQVTVDGVITVVDSAAVAAGRFADDHDAVEAARNDDDSLDHESPIEELFEDQLTCADLIVLNKTDLIDEDGLGRVKSEVASRIARRPVMIEARNGEVPAGVLLGLGIGTEDDIANRKSHHELEHEEGAPHDHDEFDSFVVELGAVSDPQGFVEKLKGIIAEHDVLRLKGFIDVSGKPMRLQLQAVGSRIDQYFDRAWAPGEARRTRLVVIGLHEINQDAVRKAIEALVQG; encoded by the coding sequence ATGAACCAGCAGAAGATTCCCGCAACCGTCATCACCGGCTTTCTCGGCGCCGGCAAGACGACGATGATCCGCAACCTGCTGACCAATGCCGGCGGCAGGAAGATTGCGCTCATCATCAACGAGTTCGGTGATCTCGGGGTCGATGGCGATGTGCTGAAGGGCTGCGGCGCAGAGAATTGCACCGAGGACGACATTATCGAACTCACTAATGGCTGTATCTGCTGCACCGTCGCCGACGATTTCATTCCGACTATGACGAAGCTCCTGGAACGCGAACAGAGGCCCGACCATATCGTCATCGAAACCTCCGGCCTCGCCCTGCCGCAGCCGCTGGTCGCCGCTTTCAACTGGCCCGATATCCGTACGCAAGTGACCGTCGACGGCGTCATCACCGTTGTCGACAGCGCGGCCGTTGCCGCCGGTCGTTTCGCCGACGATCACGATGCGGTCGAGGCGGCGCGCAACGACGACGACTCGCTCGATCATGAGAGCCCGATCGAGGAGCTGTTCGAAGACCAGCTCACATGCGCCGATCTCATCGTCCTCAACAAGACCGATCTGATCGATGAAGATGGCCTCGGCCGCGTGAAGAGCGAAGTCGCCTCCCGCATTGCCCGCAGGCCGGTCATGATCGAGGCCAGGAATGGCGAGGTGCCGGCAGGCGTGTTGCTCGGTCTCGGCATCGGCACGGAAGACGATATCGCCAACCGCAAGTCCCATCACGAGCTGGAGCACGAGGAGGGAGCGCCGCATGATCACGACGAGTTCGACAGCTTCGTTGTCGAACTCGGCGCTGTTTCCGATCCGCAAGGCTTTGTCGAGAAGCTGAAAGGGATCATCGCCGAGCACGACGTGCTGCGCCTCAAGGGCTTCATCGACGTCTCGGGCAAGCCCATGCGCCTGCAACTGCAGGCCGTCGGCAGCCGCATCGACCAGTATTTCGACCGCGCCTGGGCACCGGGCGAGGCGCGCCGTACGCGCCTTGTCGTCATCGGCTTGCACGAGATAAATCAGGACGCGGTGCGCAAGGCCATCGAAGCGCTCGTTCAGGGATAA
- the cobU gene encoding bifunctional adenosylcobinamide kinase/adenosylcobinamide-phosphate guanylyltransferase, whose translation MTATLILGGARSGKSRFAENLVISTGLERHYIATGRAWDDEMQARIDQHKDDRGPSWITHEEPLALAERLAAIDGEGRAILVDCLTLWLTNLMMDGRDIAVQAAALAAWLPQAKAQLVIVSNEVGLGIVPENRMARDFRDHAGRLHQMIAAKADEVYFIAAGLPLKMKG comes from the coding sequence ATGACCGCAACCCTCATCCTCGGCGGCGCCCGCTCCGGCAAATCCCGATTTGCCGAAAATCTCGTCATTTCCACCGGCCTCGAGCGCCATTATATCGCGACCGGCCGTGCCTGGGACGACGAGATGCAGGCGCGTATCGACCAGCATAAGGACGATCGCGGCCCCTCTTGGATCACGCATGAGGAGCCGCTGGCGCTTGCCGAGCGACTTGCGGCTATCGATGGCGAGGGCAGGGCGATCCTGGTCGATTGCCTGACGCTCTGGCTTACCAATCTGATGATGGACGGGCGTGATATTGCGGTTCAGGCTGCTGCGCTTGCCGCCTGGTTGCCGCAGGCGAAGGCGCAGCTCGTTATCGTTTCCAATGAAGTCGGCCTCGGCATCGTGCCCGAGAATCGCATGGCGCGGGATTTTCGCGACCATGCCGGCCGGCTGCACCAAATGATCGCGGCGAAGGCCGACGAAGTCTATTTCATCGCGGCTGGTCTGCCGCTGAAAATGAAGGGTTGA
- a CDS encoding chloride channel protein — translation MLMKLDRRRLRALRVFFDPGRLRALTRRSEVGLSLAGAVVGIASGLAVTGMSLVSNELHQLIFGISDDERLSSSLIDDKLLLLTAPVIGGLLLGLLLFVLAKRRKKPMVDPIEANALHGGRLSLTDSIIVAVQNLISNGFGASVGLEAGYTQLAAGLASKFGLKLQLRRSDLRILVGCGAAGAIAAAFNAPLTGAFYAFELIIGTYTIVSLTPVVVSALVSTLVARLLAEGDFTIDIGSFGSVVPADYVPALLLGVFCAGVGILLMQGVAFVEELARKSSIAPPFRPALGGIIVGLLAMISPQVLSAGHGALHLNLSRDVAIPALIGLFLLKSLASAISIGSGFRGGLFFASLFMGALLGKLFAYCGPYFADATLTPVIYAVVGMSSLAVAVIGGPLTMTFLALETTGDFPITALVLAAVIISSLVVRSTFGYSFATWRFHLRGESIRSAHDVGWIRNLTVDKLMRADVKTAKAGISLEEFKQAFPIGSTQRVILVEESDKYAGLVLVPEIYANPTDVEDEGKALADFVRYRNDFLQPQMNARQAAAIFDKSESEALAVVNNLIERKVVGQLSESHTLRRYSEELDRRRREVSGEI, via the coding sequence ATGCTTATGAAATTGGATCGGCGCCGCCTGCGGGCGCTGCGTGTTTTCTTCGACCCCGGGCGGCTGCGCGCGCTGACCCGCCGCAGCGAAGTCGGCCTGTCGCTGGCGGGCGCTGTCGTCGGCATCGCCTCTGGGCTTGCCGTCACAGGGATGAGCCTGGTTTCCAACGAGCTGCACCAGCTGATCTTCGGCATATCGGACGATGAGAGGCTGAGCTCCTCGCTGATCGACGACAAGCTGCTGCTGCTCACAGCTCCTGTGATAGGCGGCCTCCTGCTCGGCCTCTTGCTCTTTGTACTGGCGAAACGGCGCAAGAAGCCGATGGTCGATCCGATCGAGGCCAATGCGCTGCATGGCGGCCGCCTGTCGCTCACCGACAGCATCATCGTCGCCGTGCAAAATTTGATCTCCAACGGTTTCGGCGCCTCCGTCGGCCTCGAGGCCGGCTACACCCAGCTTGCCGCCGGCCTCGCCTCGAAATTCGGCCTGAAGCTGCAGCTCCGCCGCTCGGACCTTCGCATCCTCGTCGGCTGCGGCGCGGCGGGCGCCATCGCCGCCGCCTTCAACGCGCCGCTGACCGGCGCCTTCTATGCCTTCGAGCTGATCATCGGCACCTATACGATCGTATCGCTGACGCCGGTCGTCGTTTCAGCCCTCGTGTCCACCCTCGTCGCAAGGTTGCTTGCCGAGGGCGACTTCACCATCGATATAGGTAGCTTCGGCTCGGTCGTGCCGGCCGATTATGTCCCGGCGCTGTTGCTGGGTGTCTTCTGCGCCGGCGTCGGCATCCTCCTCATGCAGGGGGTAGCCTTCGTCGAGGAGCTGGCGCGCAAGAGTTCGATTGCCCCGCCCTTCCGCCCGGCGCTCGGCGGCATCATCGTCGGGCTGTTGGCGATGATCTCACCGCAGGTGCTTTCGGCCGGCCACGGCGCCCTACACCTCAACCTGTCCCGCGACGTGGCGATCCCGGCGCTGATCGGCCTTTTTCTCCTGAAATCCCTCGCCTCGGCGATCTCGATCGGCTCCGGCTTCAGGGGCGGCCTGTTCTTCGCCTCGCTGTTCATGGGCGCCCTGCTCGGCAAGCTCTTTGCCTATTGCGGCCCCTATTTCGCCGATGCGACGCTGACGCCCGTCATCTATGCCGTCGTCGGCATGAGTTCGCTTGCCGTCGCGGTCATCGGCGGGCCGCTGACCATGACCTTCCTGGCGCTCGAAACTACCGGCGACTTTCCGATCACCGCGCTGGTGCTCGCCGCCGTCATCATCTCCTCGCTCGTCGTGCGCTCGACCTTCGGCTACTCCTTCGCCACATGGCGCTTCCATCTGCGCGGCGAAAGCATCCGCAGCGCCCACGACGTCGGCTGGATCCGCAACCTGACTGTGGACAAACTGATGCGCGCCGACGTCAAGACGGCAAAGGCGGGTATCTCGCTCGAGGAATTCAAGCAGGCCTTTCCGATCGGCTCGACCCAGCGCGTCATTCTCGTCGAGGAGAGCGACAAATATGCCGGCCTCGTTTTGGTCCCGGAGATCTACGCCAACCCGACGGACGTCGAGGATGAAGGCAAGGCGCTCGCCGATTTCGTCCGCTACCGCAACGATTTCCTGCAGCCGCAGATGAACGCCAGGCAAGCGGCGGCTATCTTCGACAAGAGCGAAAGCGAGGCGCTCGCCGTCGTCAACAATCTGATTGAGCGCAAGGTGGTGGGACAGCTCAGCGAAAGCCACACGCTGCGCCGCTACAGCGAAGAACTCGACCGCCGCCGCCGCGAGGTGTCGGGCGAAATCTGA
- a CDS encoding adenylate/guanylate cyclase domain-containing protein, whose amino-acid sequence MVVDPRGVWKIKDHIQWIIEQGITSEHIGDLVAGLCERLIADGFPIWRASIRMPSLHPMYRGIAANFMRGGETVLENAEHGSETERNFEKTPIFYLLNRGEKTGRWNLAKGEGLHYAELYEFALAGGTDHVINLFEFPKEVALRGLGFSLTSDAAGGFSDDQLAIIDGLFPALGLAAYRVAVSKTATDILAVYTGARTSARILAGETRRGMGGSIDAAILIADLRNFTALTEVYQPGEIVGFLNEHFELIDRHVEENSGEILKFMGDSVLAIFPTEAEDPQKACRAALASAQNLLRANEKLNRERTLNGGPDIGIDVVLHLGEVFYGNVGAQGRLDFTVIGRAVNEASRLEKLCGTLEQPLLLSESFAATCAVPCDYLGSFELRGVSKRADVFKLAGRAS is encoded by the coding sequence ATGGTTGTTGATCCTCGCGGAGTTTGGAAAATTAAAGATCATATTCAGTGGATTATAGAGCAGGGAATCACGAGCGAGCATATTGGCGATCTCGTCGCCGGCCTGTGTGAACGGCTGATTGCGGACGGGTTTCCGATCTGGCGGGCGAGCATTCGCATGCCGTCCCTGCATCCTATGTATCGCGGCATCGCGGCCAATTTCATGCGGGGCGGTGAGACAGTTCTCGAGAATGCGGAGCACGGCAGCGAGACCGAGCGCAATTTCGAGAAGACGCCGATATTCTATCTTCTGAACCGCGGTGAGAAAACGGGGCGGTGGAACCTGGCGAAAGGCGAGGGTCTCCACTATGCCGAGCTTTACGAATTTGCGCTTGCCGGCGGCACGGACCACGTGATCAATCTTTTCGAGTTCCCGAAGGAAGTCGCGCTGAGGGGGCTCGGTTTCTCTCTGACGAGTGACGCTGCGGGCGGATTTTCGGATGATCAGCTGGCGATCATCGACGGACTGTTCCCGGCGCTGGGGCTTGCCGCTTACCGCGTGGCGGTTTCGAAGACCGCGACCGATATCCTCGCCGTCTATACCGGCGCCAGGACCAGCGCACGCATCCTTGCCGGAGAAACCCGCAGAGGCATGGGCGGATCAATCGATGCCGCCATCCTTATTGCGGACCTCCGCAACTTCACGGCGCTGACCGAGGTTTATCAGCCAGGAGAGATCGTCGGCTTTCTTAATGAGCATTTCGAGCTGATCGACCGGCATGTCGAGGAAAATTCCGGCGAGATCCTCAAGTTCATGGGCGACAGCGTGCTGGCAATCTTTCCGACGGAGGCCGAGGATCCGCAAAAGGCCTGCAGGGCCGCATTGGCTTCGGCGCAGAACCTGTTGAGGGCAAACGAGAAGCTCAATCGCGAGCGGACGCTGAATGGCGGCCCCGATATCGGGATTGATGTCGTCTTGCATCTCGGCGAGGTTTTCTACGGAAATGTCGGCGCCCAGGGGCGATTGGACTTTACCGTGATCGGCAGGGCCGTCAACGAGGCGTCGCGGCTTGAAAAGCTGTGCGGAACGCTTGAGCAGCCGTTGCTGCTGTCGGAGAGCTTCGCAGCGACCTGTGCCGTGCCCTGCGACTATCTCGGGTCTTTCGAGCTGCGTGGCGTTTCGAAGAGAGCCGACGTCTTCAAGCTTGCTGGCCGAGCCTCATAG